Sequence from the Pyrobaculum neutrophilum V24Sta genome:
CTGGCGGATTCTCAGATAGAGATTTGAAGGCATGATTGAGCGCAGCGAGAAGCTGTCCGACACCGCCGCCGCCAGATTCTCAGATAGAGATTTGAAGGCGCCTTGCTGAGGTCGTACCAGTGCATAAGGCGCTCTGCGAGGCCGATTCTCAGATAGAGATTTGAAGGGTCGTCTACCCGCCGCCCGACAAATACATCGCCGTGATCGGCACGATTCTCAGATAGAGATTTGAAGGTTCTACGACTTTGCGGACAAGCAGACGGTGTATGAATACATGGAGAGATTCTCAGATAGAGATTTGAAGATTCGTCTTGGTGTGTGAACGCTGTGTGTTTGGGTATGGTGTTGGACGTTGGTAATGTTTAAATAGTTGGTTTGATGTCTTTATATGGCTGGGAGGGGTGATAAGAGGGTGTCTATGGAGCCGTTGATTTATGTCTTGTCGTGTCTGGTGCGTGAGAAGTACTATGGCCCTCTTGACCGCCTTGCCCGCGTGGAGGATAGCGACGAGTTTTACGTCACGATGGCTATGGAGGCTGTCTACGACGCTTTGAGGTACTTTGGCACGTTGAAGGACTGTGCCCGTCCGGAGGGGTTGGAGGAGGCGGTTCGCGCCTTTGCCGCGTTGGTTAAGAGGAGGCCGGCTGTGGCGAAGGAGGTGGCGTTTAAGGCGCTTGCGAAGGCGGTTGGCGGTGAGCGGCAGGTGGTGAAGGGGCAGGCGTCTGCGGCGAAGTAGCCATGTTCGTCTCGTTCGCCTTCCGGTTCCGGGCGGAGGTCGAGGCCCTCAACATGGTCGAGACTATGGGGAACTACGCCAGGCACAGAACCGTCCCCGTCCTCATCCGCGAGGACGGCGGCTACCGCATCACGGCGGCTCCCGGCGTCTCGGGGCAGTCCGTCTCCTACGGCTACATGGCTGCGCTTGTCAAGCTTGCCGCGGGGAGGAGCCTGCCGGTCTGTGAGGAGTGTGCAAGCTATGAGAAGATCGGCGGCTTCTTCAAGCGTGCGGATAGAGTCGACATTGGGCACGACGAGAGGGTGAAGACCTGCGTCGTGGAGGACATCACGGGCTTCATGGCGACGAAGGAGGCCGGCGGCGGCGAGAAGGGGTCTGTCGTCAAGAGGACGAGCGCGGTGATGTTCAGCTACATGCTTCCGGACACCTCCAGCGCGAGGGGTGTCGTCATGCCGCAGTTCCACGTCCGCTACAACCTCCAGAAGCCCGACACACAGAGACCGTTCACGGTCGAGAGCGGCACGGCCGTATACATTCAAGCTGTCGCGATAGATGTTATGAAAATTGGTAGGCTGGAAGACGGAGATGACGTGGACGACTGGCTTGAAAGGGCCGAGTTGGCCTTTGATGCGCTTAAGCTCCTCTACTCCGGCATGTTGTTCGGCGCGAAGAAGGCGCGGTATTTGCCTGCCTTTGAGGCTCTTGGCGGCGTCGCCGCCGTCGCAGACCCACACCCCTTCATGGTGTCTCCGCCGCGCTACGGCGACTACTGGGCCTTGAATAAAGCCCGCGTGGAGAAGATGAAGCCGCTGTACAGCACACTGGAGCTGTCGTGCTTTGACCGCGAGGGGATAACGTCATGCGACTCTGGCCTATCTACGTTGGAGGAGCTCATAGACTGGGCCAAGGAGCGGGTGCTTGAGTACTTCGAATGATGCTCGTAAAGTTGGATTTTTTCTCCCCCTTCGTCTCCAAGCCGGCCTTTCTTGAGCATGGAGCCGGCCCCCTCCTCCCGCCGCCTACCACTCTGCTGGGCGCCCTGGGCGCGGTTGCTGTGCGGCCGGAGGAGCGGTTCTACGCGCCCCGGGCCGACTTCGTCCTCTTCTGGGCGCCGCCGTATACCGAGGGGGTTGGGCT
This genomic interval carries:
- a CDS encoding DevR family CRISPR-associated autoregulator; the encoded protein is MFVSFAFRFRAEVEALNMVETMGNYARHRTVPVLIREDGGYRITAAPGVSGQSVSYGYMAALVKLAAGRSLPVCEECASYEKIGGFFKRADRVDIGHDERVKTCVVEDITGFMATKEAGGGEKGSVVKRTSAVMFSYMLPDTSSARGVVMPQFHVRYNLQKPDTQRPFTVESGTAVYIQAVAIDVMKIGRLEDGDDVDDWLERAELAFDALKLLYSGMLFGAKKARYLPAFEALGGVAAVADPHPFMVSPPRYGDYWALNKARVEKMKPLYSTLELSCFDREGITSCDSGLSTLEELIDWAKERVLEYFE